In the Quercus lobata isolate SW786 chromosome 5, ValleyOak3.0 Primary Assembly, whole genome shotgun sequence genome, one interval contains:
- the LOC115991453 gene encoding uncharacterized protein LOC115991453 isoform X2, producing the protein MGGYTMGGYTAQGYTMGGYTLPSQDHVANTSETLYREETHLEEEDEDEDHVANDGENVEVVDEYEERIEQGDFENDVDEHEVVPNFEEESMEDHDEGDANDDIGVQHNRNTTTGYRPPAESFYSNTWEDMVDPSRLQIPFVSTWEDGMHFSKGLTFANKDAVKHALIIYAAKDNRNFIIRRSTKTKLCAACVDDNCKWYVGAYMKTKFSGMWMVTSYVGPHTCIPFGLKRDGRMMDSHFVASEIVGRLQKNHTTRIDDLWEIIRTKYNHELSYYKVWDAKQKAIAKIFGDWEESYQKLRKLLLAYLDEDSD; encoded by the exons ATGGGAGGGTATACGATGGGAGGGTATACTGCACAAGGGTATACGATGGGAGGTTATACGCTCCCATCTCAAGATCATGTTGCTAATACTAGTGAAACCCTCTATCGTGAAGAGACACATTTAGAggaggaagacgaagacgaagatcaTGTTGCGAATGATGGTGAAAATGTTGAGGTTGTGGATGAGTACGAAGAGAGGATTGAGCAAGGCGACTTTGAGAACGATGTGGATGAACATGAAGTCGTTCCCAATTTTGAAGAGGAAAGTATGGAGGACCATGATGAAGGTGATGCAAATGATGATATTGGTGTCCAGCATAATAGAAATACGACCACTGGCTACAGACCTCCTGCTGAGTCATTCTACTCAAATACTTGGGAAGatatggttgatccttcacGTCTTCAGATACCATTTGTCTCTACTTGGGAAGATGGGATGCATTTTTCtaaagggttgacttttgcaaataaagATGCGGTGAAACATGCATTGATAATATACGCAGCAAAggataatagaaattttataatcCGGAGGTCGACCAAAACGAAATTGTGCGCCGCATGTGTTGATGACAACTGCAAGTGGTATGTTGGGGCATACATGAAGACTAAATTCAGTGGTATGTGGATGGTTACGTCTTATGTGGGTCCACACACTTGTATACCCTTTGGCCTAAAAAGAgatggtagaatgatggatTCGCATTTTGTTGCATCAGAAATTGTGGGGAGATTGCAAAAAAATCACACTACACGTATTGATGACCTATGGGAGATCATACGTACTAAGTATAATCATgagctttcttactataaagtatgggacgcaaaacaaaaggcaattgctAAGATATTTGGGGATTGGGAGGAGTCTTACCAAAAGTTGCGAAAGTTGTTGTTGGCATACTTGGATGAGGACTCAG aTTGA
- the LOC115991453 gene encoding uncharacterized protein LOC115991453 isoform X1: MGGYTMGGYTAQGYTMGGYTLPSQDHVANTSETLYREETHLEEEDEDEDHVANDGENVEVVDEYEERIEQGDFENDVDEHEVVPNFEEESMEDHDEGDANDDIGVQHNRNTTTGYRPPAESFYSNTWEDMVDPSRLQIPFVSTWEDGMHFSKGLTFANKDAVKHALIIYAAKDNRNFIIRRSTKTKLCAACVDDNCKWYVGAYMKTKFSGMWMVTSYVGPHTCIPFGLKRDGRMMDSHFVASEIVGRLQKNHTTRIDDLWEIIRTKYNHELSYYKVWDAKQKAIAKIFGDWEESYQKLRKLLLAYLDEDSGTQGIDGKAL; this comes from the exons ATGGGAGGGTATACGATGGGAGGGTATACTGCACAAGGGTATACGATGGGAGGTTATACGCTCCCATCTCAAGATCATGTTGCTAATACTAGTGAAACCCTCTATCGTGAAGAGACACATTTAGAggaggaagacgaagacgaagatcaTGTTGCGAATGATGGTGAAAATGTTGAGGTTGTGGATGAGTACGAAGAGAGGATTGAGCAAGGCGACTTTGAGAACGATGTGGATGAACATGAAGTCGTTCCCAATTTTGAAGAGGAAAGTATGGAGGACCATGATGAAGGTGATGCAAATGATGATATTGGTGTCCAGCATAATAGAAATACGACCACTGGCTACAGACCTCCTGCTGAGTCATTCTACTCAAATACTTGGGAAGatatggttgatccttcacGTCTTCAGATACCATTTGTCTCTACTTGGGAAGATGGGATGCATTTTTCtaaagggttgacttttgcaaataaagATGCGGTGAAACATGCATTGATAATATACGCAGCAAAggataatagaaattttataatcCGGAGGTCGACCAAAACGAAATTGTGCGCCGCATGTGTTGATGACAACTGCAAGTGGTATGTTGGGGCATACATGAAGACTAAATTCAGTGGTATGTGGATGGTTACGTCTTATGTGGGTCCACACACTTGTATACCCTTTGGCCTAAAAAGAgatggtagaatgatggatTCGCATTTTGTTGCATCAGAAATTGTGGGGAGATTGCAAAAAAATCACACTACACGTATTGATGACCTATGGGAGATCATACGTACTAAGTATAATCATgagctttcttactataaagtatgggacgcaaaacaaaaggcaattgctAAGATATTTGGGGATTGGGAGGAGTCTTACCAAAAGTTGCGAAAGTTGTTGTTGGCATACTTGGATGAGGACTCAGGTACCCA GGGTATTGATGGGAAAGCTCTGTAA
- the LOC115991453 gene encoding IQ domain-containing protein IQM5-like isoform X3, which yields MTYGRSYVLSIIMSFLTIKYGTQNKRQLLRYLGIGRSLTKSCESCCWHTWMRTQIDPRHRYGHNLHFYYDVCSDSKSTQPFFYWLDVGDGKDLNLERCLRTVLQRQCIAYLGPKEREAYEVIVESGKLLYRQTGMLINTVEGSKWIFVLSTSRALYVGQKKKGVFQHSSFLSGGAKSAAGRLVAHDGVLEVLSIT from the exons ATGACCTATGGGAGATCATACGTACTAAGTATAATCATgagctttcttactataaagtatgggacgcaaaacaaaaggcaattgctAAGATATTTGGGGATTGGGAGGAGTCTTACCAAAAGTTGCGAAAGTTGTTGTTGGCATACTTGGATGAGGACTCAG aTTGATCCACGCCATCGTTATGGACACAATTTACACTTCTACTATGATGTCTGCTCTGATAGCAAGAGCACCCAACCTTTCTTCTACTG GTTGGATGTTGGTGATGGTAAAGACCTAAATCTTGAAAGGTGCCTAAGGACTGTTCTACAACGTCAATGCATCGCGTATCTTGGACCA AAAGAGAGGGAAGCATATGAAGTAATTGTAGAGAGTGGAAAGCTTTTATACAGGCAAACAGGGATGCTTATTAACACAGTTGAGGGTTCTAAGTGGATTTTTGTGCTCAGCACATCAAGGGCTTTGTATGTGGGTcagaagaagaaaggtgttTTCCAGCACTCAAGTTTTCTATCGGGAGGTGCTAAATCAGCAGCAGGGAGATTAGTTGCCCATGATGGGGTTCTTGAGGTACTATCTATAACATAG